One genomic window of Arcobacter sp. CECT 8986 includes the following:
- a CDS encoding HlyD family efflux transporter periplasmic adaptor subunit, with translation MKKSIIFLLTPFVLFAQVYMAKIEPYDEFTIYSQASGQIVKLDKSDETKTVSKVLIKQDDLLERQKLKLYKTQLEDNKTKLKLMKENYAKFLQIRGKSKVDKDEKYYEILDLQISINSLEMSIKELEDTIRKKTIRVKNLYIKEFLVNKGDYVSTGTQLATAYDTTKSKLIVYVSEDDYKNIKSKKVLINNQQSIAYVEKIDKTLDEKYVSAHKVTIVINNPNFGKVLSVEFVK, from the coding sequence TTGAAAAAAAGTATTATATTTTTATTAACACCATTTGTGCTTTTTGCACAAGTTTATATGGCAAAAATTGAGCCTTATGATGAGTTTACTATATATTCTCAAGCTTCAGGACAAATTGTAAAACTAGATAAAAGTGATGAGACAAAAACTGTATCAAAAGTATTGATTAAACAAGATGATTTGTTAGAAAGACAAAAGCTAAAACTTTATAAAACTCAATTAGAAGATAATAAAACAAAACTAAAACTAATGAAAGAAAACTATGCAAAGTTTTTACAAATTAGAGGTAAAAGTAAAGTTGATAAAGATGAAAAATATTATGAAATTTTAGATTTACAAATAAGTATAAACTCACTTGAAATGTCTATAAAAGAGCTTGAAGATACTATTAGAAAAAAAACAATAAGAGTTAAAAATCTATATATCAAAGAGTTCTTAGTAAATAAAGGTGATTATGTTTCAACAGGAACACAACTAGCAACTGCTTATGATACAACAAAATCAAAACTTATAGTTTATGTAAGTGAGGATGATTATAAAAATATAAAAAGTAAAAAAGTACTAATCAATAATCAACAATCAATTGCATATGTTGAAAAAATAGATAAAACACTTGATGAAAAATATGTATCAGCACATAAAGTTACAATAGTTATAAATAATCCTAATTTCGGAAAAGTTCTTAGTGTGGAGTTTGTTAAATGA
- a CDS encoding TolC family protein: MRKLIALVLVSTFVFAQDKDVLSNTKKQIIDLKDKQIKQKEKTNKYDWITDITINGSVNKDNDDIKSKDYSISLSQDIFRFGGISSQMQYAKELRKLEQLDLKRDTRSDLNSLYSSLIDIKIDEIQLKQNVLNLENSQIDVEHKKSEYDNGEVGITDLNDAIMTRNNLSDSQKQIELSKLENVKNIKLYTNSSYDKITIPDVKMISKKFFLEKSTSVNYAKVNTKVNKELYNIKKSDYLPKLSVDARYGYSKTDIIEGDDSYNYGLSISMPLSYTSNNDIEQKRLDYLISKQELNDEIVSAEVTYEKAILNIKNYEDRIKLAQQDIKLYSQLLQVNQDEYNAGYKTIDDVTTIKNSMKIRQLDIKTYKLNIKKQILSLYFAIN; this comes from the coding sequence ATGAGAAAACTAATAGCTTTAGTTTTAGTTTCAACTTTTGTTTTTGCTCAAGATAAAGATGTATTATCAAACACAAAAAAGCAGATAATAGATTTAAAAGATAAGCAAATTAAACAAAAAGAGAAGACAAATAAGTATGATTGGATTACAGATATTACGATAAATGGTTCAGTAAATAAAGATAATGATGATATAAAATCAAAAGATTACTCAATCTCTTTATCTCAAGACATATTTAGATTTGGGGGAATTTCTTCTCAAATGCAATATGCAAAAGAGTTAAGAAAACTTGAACAACTTGATTTGAAAAGAGATACAAGAAGTGATTTAAATAGTTTGTACTCTTCTTTGATTGATATAAAAATAGATGAGATTCAATTAAAACAAAATGTTTTAAATTTGGAAAATAGCCAAATAGATGTGGAACACAAAAAGTCTGAATATGATAATGGTGAAGTTGGTATTACAGATTTAAATGATGCAATTATGACTAGAAATAATCTTAGTGATTCACAAAAACAAATTGAACTATCAAAACTTGAAAATGTAAAAAATATAAAGTTATATACAAATAGTAGTTATGACAAAATAACAATTCCTGATGTAAAAATGATAAGCAAAAAGTTCTTTTTAGAAAAGTCAACTTCTGTTAATTATGCAAAAGTAAATACAAAAGTAAATAAAGAGTTATATAATATAAAAAAGAGTGATTATCTACCAAAATTGAGTGTTGATGCACGTTATGGATATTCAAAAACTGATATTATAGAAGGTGATGATTCTTATAATTATGGACTTAGTATTTCTATGCCATTAAGTTATACGTCAAATAATGATATTGAACAAAAAAGATTAGATTATTTGATTAGTAAACAAGAGTTAAATGATGAAATAGTAAGTGCAGAAGTTACATATGAAAAAGCAATTTTAAATATTAAAAATTATGAAGATAGAATAAAACTAGCACAACAAGATATCAAGTTATATTCACAACTACTACAAGTAAATCAAGATGAATATAATGCTGGTTATAAAACTATTGATGATGTTACAACTATTAAAAACTCGATGAAAATAAGACAGCTAGATATAAAAACATATAAATTAAATATAAAAAAGCAAATACTTAGTTTATATTTTGCAATAAATTAG
- a CDS encoding DUF808 family protein has protein sequence MAGLLGYLSMLSDDISSIATKTMVTASKTFATSFDDIGLLFDDIATYTKLATVKSTGLVIDDLAAIASFTNETTSDILKKELSNANDVNELKENIKKLSKQQQDEVKKDLENIRQTAIKEAKRKAAKRELPIVYKIAIGSLKNKIIIIPIVLILSFFLPWMISPILVLGGAYLAFEGVESILEKLGKTNHHKENSSEDSLSSAKLEDKKVKGAIKTDFILSFEIIVITLSLVENSEFITKLAVLLAIGFIATVFVYGVVGIIIKLDDIGFYLQEKSSKVLQKIGDAFVASMPKIIKTISIVGTVAMLAVGGGIIAHQLHLLNFLHEIEKIKYLGIITIFLSEIVLGLVVGYFIVKIEPIFVSLFKKNKS, from the coding sequence ATGGCTGGATTATTAGGCTATTTATCAATGTTATCAGATGATATTAGTTCAATTGCAACTAAAACAATGGTAACAGCATCTAAAACATTTGCCACGTCTTTTGATGATATTGGTTTACTTTTTGATGACATTGCAACATATACAAAACTTGCAACTGTAAAATCAACAGGATTAGTAATTGATGACTTAGCAGCAATTGCAAGTTTTACAAATGAGACAACTTCTGATATTTTAAAAAAAGAGTTAAGTAACGCAAATGATGTAAATGAGTTAAAAGAAAATATAAAAAAACTCTCAAAACAACAGCAAGATGAAGTTAAAAAAGATTTAGAAAATATTAGACAAACTGCTATAAAAGAAGCAAAAAGAAAAGCTGCAAAAAGAGAACTTCCTATTGTTTATAAAATTGCTATTGGAAGTTTGAAAAATAAGATTATAATTATTCCTATTGTATTGATTTTGAGTTTTTTCTTACCTTGGATGATTTCACCTATTTTAGTTCTTGGTGGAGCTTATTTAGCATTTGAAGGTGTTGAGTCAATCTTGGAAAAATTAGGCAAAACAAATCACCATAAAGAAAATAGTAGTGAAGATAGTTTAAGTTCTGCAAAATTAGAAGATAAAAAAGTAAAAGGTGCTATAAAAACAGATTTTATTTTATCTTTTGAAATTATTGTAATTACTCTTAGTTTAGTAGAAAATAGTGAGTTTATCACAAAATTAGCTGTTCTTTTAGCAATAGGATTTATCGCAACTGTTTTTGTATATGGTGTTGTAGGTATTATTATAAAATTAGATGATATTGGATTTTACTTACAAGAAAAAAGTAGCAAAGTTTTACAAAAAATAGGTGATGCTTTTGTAGCTTCAATGCCAAAAATTATTAAAACTATATCAATTGTGGGAACAGTTGCAATGCTTGCCGTTGGTGGAGGAATTATAGCTCATCAATTACATTTATTAAACTTTTTACATGAAATAGAAAAGATTAAATACTTAGGTATTATTACTATATTTTTAAGTGAGATAGTTTTAGGTTTAGTTGTTGGATATTTTATTGTAAAAATTGAGCCAATATTTGTTAGCTTATTTAAAAAAAATAAGTCTTAA
- a CDS encoding GNAT family N-acetyltransferase, producing MRRINSINFSYVYKHLEKPTKDFIINEYMKHYKQRISNSQYKNLYEKMGVLINQKDTNAFFVSYNEKRQIIAAISISKYDNRISSLKNRYNQKNIAEIGRCYVDEKYRRCGVASRLLNLASTFAEKNGYEKMYLHTHYFLPGGFNFWSKMGFEITLDEKDKLQTVHMEKKLHQIRYNNQMV from the coding sequence GTGAGAAGAATAAATAGTATAAACTTTTCGTATGTTTATAAACACTTAGAAAAACCAACAAAAGATTTTATTATAAATGAATATATGAAGCACTATAAACAACGTATATCAAACTCACAATATAAAAATCTTTATGAAAAGATGGGAGTACTAATAAATCAGAAAGATACGAATGCTTTTTTTGTTTCTTACAATGAAAAAAGACAAATAATAGCAGCAATTAGTATCTCAAAATATGATAATAGAATTTCAAGTTTAAAAAATAGATACAATCAAAAAAACATCGCAGAAATAGGCAGATGCTATGTCGATGAGAAATATAGAAGATGTGGTGTCGCATCAAGACTTTTAAATCTAGCTTCTACTTTTGCTGAAAAAAACGGTTATGAGAAGATGTATTTACATACTCACTATTTTTTACCAGGTGGTTTTAATTTTTGGAGTAAGATGGGCTTTGAAATAACACTTGATGAAAAAGATAAATTACAAACAGTTCATATGGAGAAAAAATTACATCAAATTAGATATAACAATCAAATGGTATAA
- a CDS encoding ABC transporter ATP-binding protein, which translates to MLKIENLTKTYNKINVLKNINIELNSSESLAIVGESGSGKSTLSKLILNLEKPTKGKIVLDEEKVSVVFQDYRSSVNPIFTIKQILDEPFWNSSKKISFDKLEQYLKKLDLDNDILEKFAHELSGGQIQRVCILRAILSNPSFLILDEALSALDISTKVKIIQLLEELKEKKNLRYFLITHDLEVATALCENIKVLYKGQVVESIKSTQLKEAKHPYTKELLNSIVLL; encoded by the coding sequence ATGCTTAAAATAGAAAATCTTACAAAAACATATAATAAAATTAATGTTTTAAAAAATATAAATATAGAGTTGAACAGTAGTGAAAGTCTTGCAATTGTAGGAGAGAGTGGAAGTGGGAAAAGTACACTTTCAAAACTAATATTAAATCTTGAAAAACCAACAAAAGGCAAAATTGTATTAGATGAGGAAAAAGTATCTGTTGTTTTTCAAGATTATAGAAGTTCAGTAAATCCAATATTTACAATAAAACAAATTCTTGATGAGCCATTTTGGAATAGTTCAAAAAAAATATCTTTTGATAAATTAGAACAATATTTAAAAAAATTAGACCTTGACAATGATATTTTAGAAAAGTTTGCACACGAACTAAGTGGAGGACAAATTCAAAGGGTTTGTATATTAAGAGCTATATTATCAAATCCTTCTTTTTTAATACTTGATGAGGCATTAAGTGCTTTAGATATTTCAACAAAAGTAAAAATTATTCAACTTTTAGAAGAGTTAAAAGAAAAAAAGAACTTAAGATATTTTTTAATTACACACGATTTAGAAGTAGCAACTGCTTTATGTGAAAATATCAAAGTTTTATATAAAGGTCAGGTTGTTGAATCAATAAAATCAACACAATTAAAAGAAGCAAAACACCCTTATACAAAAGAGTTATTAAACTCTATTGTATTACTTTAA
- a CDS encoding ATP-binding cassette domain-containing protein, whose protein sequence is MNYLQIKNLQIKDSSSKKVLLKDISFDVNKNEILTIAGESGSGKSLTCKAILNLLGSNLKLKGSIKLNGKEIIKNEKQIRENFSVVLQEAMGAFDLMFTIKEHMFESIKEKSNKKQKLEKCKYFLKKVGLENSEKVLKSYPNELSGGQLQRVMIAIALLQDTNIIIADEPTSALDTINQKQIVEIFKNIKDKTIIFVSHDLAIISYISNKTIYFKNGEIVEDNSTYAKYLNSTQKEFSKRFLKCLK, encoded by the coding sequence ATGAATTATTTACAAATAAAAAATCTACAAATAAAAGATAGTTCCTCAAAAAAAGTATTACTAAAAGATATCTCTTTTGATGTAAATAAAAATGAAATCTTGACAATTGCAGGGGAAAGTGGAAGTGGAAAATCCCTTACTTGTAAAGCAATACTAAATCTTTTAGGTTCAAACTTAAAACTTAAAGGAAGTATCAAACTAAATGGCAAAGAGATTATAAAAAATGAAAAACAAATAAGAGAGAATTTTAGTGTAGTTTTACAAGAAGCAATGGGTGCTTTTGATTTAATGTTTACAATAAAAGAGCATATGTTTGAAAGTATAAAAGAGAAATCAAATAAAAAACAAAAACTAGAAAAATGTAAATATTTTCTAAAAAAAGTAGGATTAGAAAATAGCGAAAAAGTTCTAAAAAGTTATCCAAATGAACTAAGTGGAGGACAACTTCAAAGAGTTATGATTGCTATTGCATTACTGCAAGATACAAACATAATAATAGCAGATGAGCCAACATCAGCACTAGATACAATAAATCAAAAACAAATAGTTGAGATATTTAAAAATATAAAAGATAAAACAATCATTTTTGTATCACATGATTTAGCTATTATTTCATATATTTCAAATAAAACAATTTATTTTAAGAATGGTGAGATTGTAGAAGATAATAGCACTTATGCAAAATATTTAAATTCAACACAAAAAGAGTTTTCAAAAAGGTTTTTAAAATGCTTAAAATAG
- the opp1C gene encoding nickel/cobalt ABC transporter permease: MNRLFLKKLLKDKVALLSIIIIFTIIVAGIFAPIISPNNPYEVNLENKLLSFSLQYPLGTDHLGRCIASRLIYGIRTTVFYALFAMFITVLVGVFFAVIAIFSNSLKNIILRACDILLSFPSELMMLAIVGLIGTGIENIIIAAIVSKVAWYTRMIYTFCITHMNTNFIYYSKVLNIPKTMILRKHLIPLILSDVAMLATLNVGTIILSISALSFLGLGVQAPTCEWGIMLNEAKELMSINPYMMLPAGIMILIVVASFNFLGDCIRDALDPTYHLKVKDEV, from the coding sequence ATGAATAGACTATTTTTAAAAAAACTACTTAAAGATAAAGTAGCACTTCTTAGTATTATAATTATATTTACAATCATTGTAGCTGGAATATTTGCACCTATAATCTCACCAAATAATCCATATGAAGTAAACTTAGAAAATAAACTTTTATCTTTTAGTTTACAATACCCTTTAGGTACAGACCATCTTGGAAGATGTATAGCTTCAAGACTAATTTATGGAATTAGAACAACTGTCTTTTATGCACTTTTTGCAATGTTTATAACTGTATTAGTTGGAGTATTTTTTGCAGTAATTGCTATATTTTCAAATAGTTTAAAAAACATAATATTAAGAGCTTGTGATATTTTATTATCTTTTCCTAGTGAATTAATGATGTTGGCAATTGTTGGTTTAATTGGTACAGGAATTGAAAATATTATTATTGCAGCAATTGTTTCAAAAGTTGCTTGGTACACAAGAATGATATATACATTTTGTATAACTCATATGAATACAAATTTTATTTACTATTCAAAGGTTTTAAATATACCTAAAACAATGATTTTAAGAAAACACCTAATTCCTTTAATATTAAGTGATGTTGCTATGCTTGCAACTTTAAATGTAGGAACTATTATACTAAGTATATCAGCTTTATCTTTTCTTGGCTTGGGTGTTCAAGCACCAACTTGTGAATGGGGAATTATGTTAAATGAAGCAAAAGAGTTAATGAGTATAAATCCATATATGATGTTGCCTGCTGGAATAATGATACTAATTGTAGTTGCTTCTTTTAACTTTTTAGGAGATTGTATAAGAGATGCACTTGACCCTACTTATCATTTAAAAGTAAAGGATGAGGTATGA
- the opp1B gene encoding nickel/cobalt ABC transporter permease — translation MSKFLLKKVLLIIPLLLGVTVICFTLVNINQSDPAEVSLRVNNITVTKEAIELTRKELGLDKPLINQYFSWLNNLIKGDFGISYENKKPVIDELLEAFPITLYLSLFSIFLIIVFGFIIGVLCALYENTLFDKIVRALIFTTTAIPSFWLALLLIYSFAYYYNIFPSNGFSGFSSLVLPSVTLAITYISTFVRIIRNSIIQTKNSLFMMYAKARGISKYALIKHQVRNAITPFIVALNMSIPRLLAGTVIIENIFALPGLGRVCVHAIFVRDYPIIQSYVLFMAILFIIFNLIADIWVQKYDPRVKQFR, via the coding sequence ATGAGTAAATTTTTATTAAAAAAAGTACTTTTAATTATTCCTTTACTTTTAGGTGTAACTGTTATATGTTTTACACTTGTAAATATAAATCAAAGTGATCCAGCAGAAGTATCACTAAGAGTAAACAATATTACAGTTACAAAAGAAGCAATTGAACTTACAAGAAAAGAGTTAGGATTAGATAAGCCTTTGATAAATCAATACTTCTCTTGGCTAAATAACTTAATAAAAGGTGATTTTGGAATAAGTTATGAAAATAAAAAGCCAGTAATTGATGAGTTATTAGAAGCTTTTCCTATCACTTTATACTTAAGTTTATTCTCTATTTTTCTAATAATAGTTTTTGGTTTTATTATTGGTGTTTTGTGTGCTTTATATGAAAACACTCTTTTTGATAAGATTGTAAGAGCTCTTATTTTTACAACAACTGCAATTCCTAGTTTTTGGCTTGCTTTACTATTAATTTACTCTTTTGCATACTATTATAATATCTTTCCATCAAATGGATTTAGTGGTTTTAGTAGTTTAGTTTTACCTTCAGTAACTTTAGCAATAACATATATTTCTACATTTGTAAGAATTATAAGAAACTCCATAATACAAACAAAAAACTCTTTATTTATGATGTATGCAAAAGCAAGAGGTATAAGTAAATATGCACTTATAAAACATCAAGTAAGAAATGCTATAACTCCTTTTATTGTTGCTTTAAATATGTCTATTCCAAGACTATTAGCAGGAACAGTAATAATTGAGAATATCTTTGCACTTCCAGGACTTGGAAGAGTGTGTGTTCATGCAATATTTGTAAGAGATTATCCTATTATTCAATCATATGTTTTATTTATGGCAATACTATTTATAATCTTTAATCTAATAGCAGATATTTGGGTTCAAAAATATGACCCAAGAGTAAAGCAGTTTAGATGA
- the nikA gene encoding nickel ABC transporter substrate-binding protein has protein sequence MKSITKILTFCLILVFFSACQSKENSIKKDELIYASTKDIRDINPHLYSGEMAAQNMVFESLVINTNDGIKPNLAKSWKITNDGKTYIFKLREDVKFSDGLVFDANIVKKNFDAILENKARHAWLELVNQIKSTKVIDKFTFELNLKNAYYPTLTELAMTRPFRFISTNCFKNDKTKDGVKCYVGTGAWILKEHKKNDYALFVKNENYWKNKAKIEKIKWRVIPNHQSILLSLQKGEIDLIFGSDGDMINLDAFTMLEKSNKVKTELSNPIASRAILINTKREITKDLEVRKALEHAINKQAIIKGILNNKETVANTLFSKTTPYCNIDLPVKTFDISMSKKILDNDGWLLNKSTNIREKDGKQLVLKLYYNANNAQEKTISEYIQSNLKDIGIKLQIIGEEKQTFLDRQKSGDFDLQYSLSWGVPYDPQSFISSWRIPAHGDYQAQLGLERKAWLDKTIEDILIQTDDLKRAKLYKDIFSYIHKEDVYIPISYSRTKVVFNPKLKDVGFNLSQYEIPFEKMYFEKSK, from the coding sequence ATGAAATCAATAACTAAAATATTAACTTTTTGTTTAATATTAGTTTTTTTTAGTGCTTGTCAATCTAAAGAAAATAGTATTAAAAAAGATGAACTTATATATGCAAGTACAAAAGATATAAGAGATATAAATCCACACCTTTATTCTGGTGAAATGGCAGCACAAAATATGGTATTTGAATCTTTAGTTATAAATACAAATGATGGAATAAAACCAAATCTTGCAAAAAGCTGGAAGATTACAAATGATGGAAAAACATATATATTTAAATTAAGAGAAGATGTAAAGTTTTCTGATGGTTTAGTTTTTGATGCAAATATTGTAAAAAAGAATTTTGATGCAATATTAGAAAACAAAGCAAGACACGCTTGGCTTGAATTAGTAAATCAAATAAAAAGTACAAAAGTAATAGATAAGTTTACATTTGAGTTAAATCTTAAAAATGCTTATTACCCTACTTTAACAGAATTAGCAATGACAAGACCATTTAGATTTATTTCAACAAACTGCTTTAAAAATGATAAAACAAAAGATGGTGTGAAATGTTATGTAGGAACGGGAGCTTGGATTTTAAAAGAGCATAAAAAAAATGATTATGCACTATTTGTAAAAAATGAAAACTACTGGAAAAATAAAGCTAAAATTGAAAAAATCAAATGGAGAGTTATTCCAAATCATCAATCTATTTTACTATCTTTACAAAAAGGTGAGATTGATTTAATATTTGGTTCTGATGGAGATATGATAAATTTAGATGCTTTTACAATGCTTGAAAAGAGTAATAAAGTAAAAACAGAACTTAGCAATCCCATTGCTTCAAGAGCAATTTTAATAAATACAAAAAGAGAAATAACAAAAGATTTAGAAGTAAGAAAAGCACTAGAACATGCAATAAACAAACAAGCTATTATAAAAGGTATATTAAATAATAAAGAAACAGTTGCAAATACACTATTTTCAAAAACAACTCCTTATTGTAATATAGATTTACCAGTTAAAACTTTTGATATATCTATGTCAAAAAAGATTTTAGATAATGATGGTTGGCTTTTAAATAAAAGTACAAATATAAGAGAAAAAGATGGAAAACAATTAGTTTTAAAACTATACTATAATGCAAATAATGCACAAGAAAAAACAATAAGCGAATATATTCAAAGTAACTTAAAAGATATTGGAATAAAACTTCAAATAATAGGTGAAGAGAAACAGACATTTTTAGATAGACAAAAAAGTGGAGATTTTGATTTACAATACTCACTTTCTTGGGGTGTTCCTTATGACCCACAATCATTTATTTCATCATGGAGAATTCCTGCACATGGAGATTATCAAGCACAGTTAGGGTTAGAAAGAAAAGCATGGTTAGATAAAACAATAGAAGATATTTTAATACAAACAGATGATTTAAAAAGAGCAAAACTATATAAAGATATATTCTCTTATATTCATAAAGAAGATGTATATATTCCTATTAGTTATTCAAGAACAAAAGTTGTATTCAATCCAAAGTTAAAAGATGTTGGATTCAATCTTTCTCAATATGAAATTCCATTTGAAAAAATGTATTTTGAAAAGAGCAAATGA
- a CDS encoding diguanylate cyclase domain-containing protein, translated as MFRNQLFVKILLIFTLPALGILYFSSLLVYEKIDTLSDISNIQKNVKYITNVEKLIDSIDKERAYSTISYINNDFKNKMIEQRKITNSVYQKYLDDIKDNSSLLTSFHIQEKFHKFAFFREQIDNKKVTPFKIVDTYSALSESLLQSLHRVQPIKYALKFNSKFNHIVNLLNAKEQVNLEKLLVTIFIFDNNISKQRYKELIHIYTKEDVYTKQYLSKLSVQDLEVYNKIVSLSLHKKIQTIRNNLEELIISKKLTYKAWWDISNQKIEQLQKLYSYLSKDAKELAKQKQDSAITSQIISLTFLLVCFVTLISLLFVLKAVVFNQQKNFNKLSKQQSIYKVLSKLNKVILKIKSRKKLFQKLLKIITKDSNICLGMIYTVKQSQMKLIFTNGNLKDEVTLDTQNDALIKKAILSKKNIIRNTELLQSCNIKDEDIKKHSIKSMGIFPIYKFNKVVSIVVLYSKKENFFDNEVIILFNKVLLDIEYALEKIEYEKNKAKQEQQLTIAAYAFESNEPMIITNSQARVINVNQAFCNVMGYKREDIVGQNPSIFKSDEHSPEFYEVMWNSIIQNGTWSGEIYNKKKNNELVPLKATITAIKDKDGSVKHYLSQYNDISEQKLKQQYLEYQATHDNLTTLPNRLLLLDRIEHTLSKVERYKTYAGIIFIDLDNFKAINDTMGHETGDILLKKVAKKLQETVRNEDTISRIGGDEFIVLADTLGLDKASAKNNVQILASKIKGALNDIKTINGHENISTPSIGITLFNDNTFSVKELIKQADTAMYMAKRAGKNTISFFE; from the coding sequence TTGTTTAGAAATCAGCTTTTCGTTAAAATCTTACTTATTTTTACTCTACCTGCATTAGGAATTTTATATTTTAGTTCGTTACTTGTATATGAAAAAATTGATACTTTAAGTGATATTTCTAATATTCAAAAAAATGTAAAATATATAACAAATGTAGAAAAACTAATTGATTCAATAGATAAAGAAAGAGCATACTCTACGATATCATATATAAATAATGATTTTAAAAATAAGATGATAGAACAAAGAAAAATTACAAACAGTGTCTATCAAAAATACTTAGATGATATAAAAGATAATAGTTCACTTTTAACATCTTTTCATATTCAAGAAAAATTTCACAAATTTGCTTTTTTTAGAGAACAAATAGATAATAAAAAAGTTACACCTTTTAAAATAGTTGATACTTATTCAGCTTTAAGTGAGAGTCTGCTTCAAAGTTTACATAGAGTTCAACCTATAAAATATGCATTGAAATTTAATTCAAAATTTAATCATATAGTAAATTTATTAAATGCTAAAGAGCAAGTAAATTTAGAAAAACTTCTAGTTACGATATTTATTTTTGATAATAATATATCAAAGCAAAGATACAAAGAGCTAATTCATATATATACGAAAGAAGATGTTTATACAAAACAGTATTTATCTAAACTAAGTGTTCAAGACTTAGAAGTTTATAATAAAATAGTTAGTCTATCTTTACATAAAAAAATACAAACTATTAGAAATAATTTAGAAGAACTAATTATTTCAAAAAAACTAACATATAAAGCTTGGTGGGATATCTCAAATCAAAAAATTGAGCAGTTACAAAAACTTTATAGTTATCTAAGTAAAGATGCAAAAGAGTTAGCAAAGCAAAAACAAGACTCTGCAATAACTTCACAAATTATAAGTCTTACTTTTCTTCTTGTTTGTTTTGTAACTTTAATAAGTCTTTTATTTGTTTTAAAAGCAGTAGTATTCAATCAACAAAAAAACTTTAATAAACTAAGTAAACAACAATCAATATATAAAGTATTGAGTAAATTAAATAAAGTAATTTTAAAAATAAAAAGTAGAAAAAAACTATTTCAAAAACTTTTAAAAATTATAACAAAAGACTCAAATATTTGTTTGGGAATGATATATACAGTAAAACAGTCTCAAATGAAATTAATCTTTACAAATGGAAATTTGAAAGATGAGGTTACTTTAGATACTCAAAATGACGCTTTGATAAAAAAAGCCATTTTAAGTAAGAAAAATATTATAAGAAATACAGAACTTCTACAATCTTGTAATATTAAAGATGAAGATATTAAAAAACATAGTATTAAATCTATGGGAATTTTCCCTATTTATAAATTTAATAAAGTTGTATCAATAGTTGTTTTATATTCAAAAAAAGAGAACTTCTTTGATAATGAAGTAATTATTTTATTTAATAAAGTATTACTAGATATAGAGTATGCTTTAGAAAAAATCGAATATGAAAAAAATAAAGCAAAACAAGAACAACAACTAACAATTGCAGCTTATGCTTTTGAATCAAATGAGCCTATGATTATTACAAATAGTCAAGCAAGAGTAATAAATGTAAATCAAGCTTTTTGTAATGTTATGGGATATAAAAGAGAAGATATCGTAGGTCAAAATCCAAGTATTTTTAAATCAGATGAACACTCACCTGAGTTTTATGAAGTTATGTGGAACTCAATAATTCAAAATGGAACTTGGTCTGGAGAGATTTATAATAAAAAGAAAAATAACGAGTTAGTTCCATTAAAAGCTACAATAACAGCAATAAAAGATAAAGATGGAAGTGTAAAACACTACTTATCTCAATACAATGATATAAGTGAACAAAAATTAAAACAACAATATTTAGAGTATCAAGCAACACATGATAACTTAACAACATTGCCTAATAGATTGCTATTGTTAGATAGAATAGAACATACATTAAGTAAAGTTGAGAGATATAAAACATATGCTGGTATTATTTTTATTGACCTTGATAATTTTAAAGCGATAAATGATACTATGGGACATGAAACTGGAGATATCTTACTTAAAAAAGTTGCAAAAAAACTTCAAGAAACAGTTAGAAATGAAGATACAATTTCAAGAATTGGTGGTGATGAGTTTATTGTCTTGGCTGATACTTTGGGACTAGATAAAGCAAGTGCAAAAAATAATGTACAAATTTTAGCTTCAAAAATAAAAGGTGCATTAAATGATATAAAAACTATCAATGGTCATGAAAATATCTCTACACCAAGTATTGGAATAACTCTATTTAATGATAATACTTTTAGTGTAAAAGAGCTTATAAAACAAGCTGATACTGCTATGTATATGGCAAAAAGAGCTGGTAAAAATACTATCTCATTCTTCGAATAA